ACAGATCGAATGTTGTTACAAGAGTAAAAAAAAGTCAACAAAAATTTTGAACAAATCCCAACTCAACACATCAAATTCAAGTATTTTATTCATACTTTTCAAGTATATTTCTtgtcaaaataatttattacaaaaaGATTGCATAATTGAAATCCAGGTTTTGTTGAATCTTCTTCATAAGTGCATTCAATGTTTCAGTCTAAGGTATCATTTAAATGTCCTCAATTGTCCTCGATGCGTCATGTTCTCCAGATGTCAAGAAGCATCCACAAAAGTCACTTGGCAAATGTCCGCCCACAGTCCAGTCATTTCCATCCACAGTCCAGTCATTTCCATCTGTAGTATATTCACATTATCCAGACAGAGTTTACGTGGAAAACCATCAGAAGTTCAGCACCTTGAGGAAATCCAGCCTAAATCTCCCGGCATCTTTCGTAGTGAACACATCTGCACGCTTTCTACAGAAGCCTCAGCGTAACGTAAACGCGCGTCGCGTCAGTTCTGTTATAAACAtccatttgtgttttttatcgTGTTGGAGAGCTACAAGCTGTTTGGTGATGCCCTCAGGGTCCTGGTAATGTGTGAGAATGATCTTTGCTCTTTCGACCGCTTTCATATCTCCGGCATTCTCAAAAAGTTTAACGAGCACTTCCTGGTTTATGTCCGCAAAGATGTTTGGCGACGCTTTTTTGCGCTGCGCGGTGTCGAAATTGATGGCGCTCACAGCGGGACGGACGCAACACGAGCCCGACGGCGAGTAGAAAGACATTGTAAACACTATAGTT
This window of the Paramisgurnus dabryanus chromosome 10, PD_genome_1.1, whole genome shotgun sequence genome carries:
- the tcimb gene encoding transcriptional and immune response regulator b, which produces MSFYSPSGSCCVRPAVSAINFDTAQRKKASPNIFADINQEVLVKLFENAGDMKAVERAKIILTHYQDPEGITKQLVALQHDKKHKWMFITELTRRAFTLR